The following are from one region of the Prevotella communis genome:
- a CDS encoding N-6 DNA methylase, whose translation MIQDLTKDEMLWRYANLMDFIINEIEKNGIEKLPEDKDVDYLNDLISGSLVYLQKAGAISIILNNDEKVGCAMFTASREECIKTSWIEPDEDEITYGDRPNNKKIPVPVLFDEKGNEKYTKISLVFNFPNSNIGRLCKRMIAYLRNSCKEDVNVINSVVFLKYCVKEEFYISCLRRLMLFAFVDDHWTSSLQIPTEVDDIIAMVMEDEAQDVYDPFMRTGLNLFYARGKYHAQATNKYYMYATMLWAGVMGFDTEHIEYADCVSSWDATDCDFIIVTPEFDQEVVTSNGETESISSFSLEKVLGSMNVENRRAILLLPASALTSNGKTAKLRHDITEANLLDTVVLLPANVFNKTSIAATIIYLKTGRKQGDPITFVDLSSFVKDKDEYEELQDEEKDTIDIDKVKEVIDKIDKMYINEVPVNDVKEREYEWYVPNYMDSVTQVPAGYRKEMLSEILEPMEEDGMMLHSGYIVREEYLASNPFEEYEQNPKLGKRFLSLINHEDKEDDAEEDADIYDVYKGSPFVVQYGEKELKTYYHEFVTNFDLFRNVSVPKSCAAYRINPDLIDVNYLRLLLAQIDKESNGELRRNGIKRWSGGKGIDPVLLIPLSLEEQRRIYEDAKLNAAVEKARKEGLDKAIDSMKQEYMMEVRMRKHDMKPFLSQLDSQAKLITFYLDKIEGNNELVSSIRQKLTGISNAVSELRLHLNRLTEEDIYGSPEVMNPLEILNELTGTFSNYSVALEVDMVALKEAKIDTPEIFISKVDFSTLATTIIENAVTHAFTGEGVEYKVLITLSYNANKDVFTIDFKNDGNPMPQGMDKFRYGLKGEKGAKSHGTGLGGYRVKSITRHYKGDYDVFCNRTQKTTTIRVMFPKYNSHE comes from the coding sequence ATGATACAGGACTTGACAAAAGACGAGATGCTTTGGCGTTATGCAAATCTCATGGATTTTATTATAAATGAGATTGAAAAAAATGGCATTGAAAAGTTGCCGGAAGATAAGGATGTAGATTATTTAAACGACCTTATTAGTGGATCTCTTGTCTATTTACAGAAAGCTGGTGCAATTAGTATCATTCTTAATAATGATGAGAAAGTTGGCTGTGCCATGTTTACAGCAAGTCGTGAAGAATGCATAAAAACATCTTGGATTGAACCAGATGAGGACGAGATAACATATGGCGATCGCCCGAATAACAAGAAAATACCTGTTCCTGTTCTTTTCGATGAGAAGGGAAATGAGAAATATACAAAAATCTCTCTTGTATTTAACTTCCCAAATTCAAATATCGGAAGGCTTTGCAAGAGAATGATAGCGTATCTTCGCAATAGTTGTAAGGAGGATGTGAATGTGATAAACTCTGTAGTATTCCTGAAATACTGTGTGAAAGAGGAGTTTTATATTTCATGTCTTCGTCGACTTATGCTTTTCGCTTTCGTTGATGATCACTGGACTTCATCATTGCAGATCCCTACAGAAGTAGATGATATTATTGCAATGGTTATGGAAGATGAGGCGCAAGATGTTTACGATCCTTTTATGCGTACAGGGTTAAACTTGTTCTATGCAAGAGGCAAATATCATGCTCAAGCTACTAACAAGTACTATATGTATGCAACTATGTTGTGGGCAGGAGTAATGGGATTTGATACCGAGCATATAGAATATGCAGATTGCGTTAGTAGTTGGGATGCCACAGATTGTGATTTCATCATTGTAACTCCGGAATTTGATCAAGAGGTAGTTACTTCTAATGGTGAAACAGAATCTATTAGTTCTTTTTCTTTGGAGAAAGTTCTTGGTTCTATGAATGTTGAAAATCGTAGAGCTATCTTATTGTTGCCTGCAAGTGCCCTTACTTCAAATGGTAAGACAGCAAAACTTCGTCATGATATAACAGAAGCTAATTTGCTTGATACTGTTGTCCTTTTACCTGCAAATGTGTTTAATAAAACCAGTATTGCAGCCACAATAATCTACTTAAAGACAGGACGTAAACAGGGTGACCCTATTACATTTGTGGATTTGTCTTCGTTTGTCAAAGACAAAGATGAATATGAAGAGTTACAGGATGAAGAGAAAGATACCATAGATATCGATAAGGTTAAAGAGGTTATTGATAAGATTGACAAAATGTATATCAATGAGGTTCCTGTAAACGATGTCAAGGAGAGAGAATACGAGTGGTACGTTCCTAACTATATGGACTCTGTAACGCAGGTTCCTGCTGGCTATCGTAAAGAAATGCTTAGCGAAATTCTAGAGCCTATGGAAGAAGACGGTATGATGTTACACTCTGGATATATTGTCAGAGAAGAATACCTTGCTTCTAATCCGTTTGAGGAATATGAACAGAATCCCAAATTAGGTAAGCGTTTCTTATCACTAATTAACCATGAAGACAAGGAGGATGATGCAGAAGAAGATGCTGATATTTATGACGTGTATAAAGGTTCCCCCTTTGTCGTACAATATGGTGAGAAGGAGCTGAAGACTTATTACCATGAGTTTGTGACTAATTTTGATTTGTTTAGGAACGTATCTGTCCCTAAAAGCTGTGCTGCATATCGAATCAATCCTGATTTGATAGATGTAAATTACTTAAGGCTTCTTCTTGCTCAGATTGATAAAGAGTCAAATGGAGAACTGAGACGGAATGGCATTAAGCGCTGGTCAGGTGGCAAAGGCATTGACCCTGTTCTTCTTATACCTCTTTCTCTTGAGGAACAGAGACGTATCTATGAGGATGCAAAGTTAAACGCTGCCGTTGAAAAAGCAAGGAAAGAGGGATTGGACAAAGCTATCGACTCCATGAAGCAGGAGTATATGATGGAGGTTCGTATGCGTAAGCATGACATGAAGCCATTCCTTTCTCAGCTTGATAGTCAGGCAAAGTTAATAACCTTCTATTTGGATAAAATTGAGGGGAATAATGAACTAGTATCTTCAATACGCCAGAAACTGACAGGTATCTCAAATGCTGTGTCTGAACTGCGTCTTCATCTTAATCGCCTTACTGAAGAGGATATCTATGGTTCACCAGAAGTCATGAATCCGTTAGAAATACTTAATGAATTGACAGGTACATTCTCCAACTATTCTGTTGCATTGGAGGTTGATATGGTCGCCCTCAAAGAGGCAAAGATTGATACTCCAGAAATCTTTATTAGTAAGGTAGATTTCTCTACTTTGGCAACTACCATTATAGAGAATGCTGTCACTCATGCATTCACAGGTGAAGGTGTAGAATATAAAGTTCTGATTACTTTGTCTTACAATGCAAACAAGGATGTTTTCACCATAGACTTCAAGAATGATGGCAATCCTATGCCGCAAGGCATGGACAAGTTCCGTTATGGGCTTAAAGGCGAGAAAGGTGCCAAGTCTCATGGCACAGGTCTTGGTGGTTATCGTGTTAAATCAATAACTCGTCATTATAAAGGTGATTATGATGTTTTCTGTAATAGAACGCAGAAAACTACTACAATACGAGTAATGTTCCCTAAATATAACTCTCATGAATAA
- a CDS encoding PDDEXK nuclease domain-containing protein has translation MNNITVQNRNDQFAEIVAMIQHTRNEVVRLANASLIDLYWKIGKYISNKIAASEWGDGIVKQLAEYIERTSPESKGFSDKNLWRMKQFYETYNGADEILSPLVRQISWTNNLTILSRTKSTEERCFYLEQCVHERWTKRELNRQIDSALYERSKVGTLKLSPLVREIAPNAEQIFRDQYVLEFIGGKEYKYENDLKAALVKQMKDFVLEFGKDFLFIDEEYRLQVGNSDFRIDLLFYHRELQCLVAFELKMEKFKPEHLGQLNFYLEALDRDVRKPKENPSIGVLLCKDKDDAVVEYALSRSLSPTMVAEYQLCLPDKALLQKKLQEIQESIAVSGENNSDQ, from the coding sequence ATGAATAATATAACAGTGCAAAATAGAAACGACCAATTCGCAGAAATCGTCGCCATGATTCAGCATACTCGTAATGAAGTGGTGAGATTGGCTAATGCTTCTCTGATAGATTTGTATTGGAAGATTGGTAAATACATCTCCAATAAGATTGCTGCTTCAGAATGGGGTGATGGCATAGTCAAGCAATTGGCTGAATATATCGAAAGAACCAGCCCAGAATCTAAAGGCTTTTCTGATAAGAACCTTTGGCGAATGAAGCAGTTCTATGAGACTTATAATGGTGCAGACGAAATACTCTCACCATTGGTGAGACAAATTAGTTGGACTAATAATCTTACTATTTTAAGCCGTACCAAATCAACCGAAGAGAGATGTTTTTATTTGGAGCAATGTGTTCATGAACGATGGACAAAACGAGAATTAAATCGACAGATAGATAGTGCACTTTATGAAAGATCTAAAGTTGGAACTCTAAAACTCTCACCACTGGTGAGAGAAATTGCACCCAATGCGGAACAGATATTCCGAGACCAATATGTATTGGAGTTTATTGGCGGAAAAGAGTATAAATACGAGAACGATTTGAAAGCGGCACTGGTGAAACAGATGAAGGACTTTGTCCTGGAATTTGGAAAAGACTTCCTTTTCATTGATGAGGAATATCGATTACAGGTTGGAAATAGTGATTTTAGAATAGATTTGTTGTTCTATCATCGTGAATTGCAATGCCTCGTTGCTTTTGAGTTGAAGATGGAGAAATTCAAACCAGAGCATTTAGGTCAATTGAATTTCTATTTGGAGGCTCTTGATAGAGATGTGAGAAAGCCCAAGGAGAATCCCAGCATAGGCGTACTGCTCTGCAAAGACAAGGATGACGCTGTGGTGGAATACGCTTTGAGTCGTAGTTTGTCACCTACAATGGTAGCAGAGTATCAGTTGTGCTTACCTGATAAAGCCCTATTACAAAAGAAACTTCAGGAAATACAAGAATCAATTGCGGTATCTGGAGAAAACAATTCTGATCAATGA
- a CDS encoding helix-turn-helix transcriptional regulator, giving the protein MRYQVLNKCFRNKYREYTIDDLVDECNEALRRADKPDVSKRTVQNDINILEADYGIILNEKLRLGKKRLYRYVDTNYSIPLFRINDEERHKLQDAIRVLDHFEGEPTYDWARTLLMQIEGGLFDEDTSPVVTFQSNPDLKGISYFSDLLQAILTKRVLKLKYTPYGKETQIVNIYPYHLKQFNDRWYLIAQAIGYQSYAHYALDRVEGFEEIALPYKESNVDFSEYFDDVIGVTVPDVDAEDIVIKVTGKRFNYIRTKPLHLSQRIIEEAEGYAIISINVRVNKELESLILSFGDDMKVIAPASFRDRIAEKIKVMNQLYSKDKDE; this is encoded by the coding sequence TTGAGATATCAGGTTCTGAACAAGTGCTTCAGAAACAAATATAGGGAATACACCATTGACGATTTGGTTGATGAGTGTAATGAGGCATTACGCAGAGCTGATAAGCCAGATGTATCTAAGCGTACTGTCCAGAATGATATTAATATCCTGGAGGCTGATTACGGCATAATACTTAACGAGAAGCTACGTCTTGGCAAGAAACGCCTATATCGGTATGTTGATACGAACTATTCAATACCCCTTTTCCGCATTAACGATGAGGAGCGCCACAAGCTTCAGGATGCAATTCGCGTATTGGATCATTTTGAGGGTGAACCCACATACGATTGGGCAAGGACGCTCCTGATGCAGATAGAAGGCGGATTGTTTGACGAAGACACATCGCCCGTAGTTACCTTCCAGTCAAATCCTGACTTGAAAGGTATCTCGTATTTTTCAGACCTTTTGCAGGCAATCCTCACCAAAAGAGTGTTGAAACTAAAATACACACCTTACGGAAAAGAAACGCAGATAGTTAATATCTATCCCTATCATCTGAAACAATTCAATGACCGTTGGTATCTTATTGCCCAAGCGATAGGCTATCAGTCTTATGCTCATTATGCCCTTGACAGGGTTGAAGGTTTTGAAGAGATAGCTTTACCGTACAAGGAGTCAAATGTGGATTTCTCAGAGTACTTCGATGATGTCATAGGAGTGACAGTTCCCGACGTTGATGCAGAGGATATAGTTATTAAAGTGACAGGCAAGCGTTTTAACTATATTCGCACCAAGCCCCTTCACCTCTCTCAGCGCATCATCGAGGAGGCAGAAGGCTATGCCATCATATCCATCAATGTCAGGGTAAACAAAGAGCTGGAATCCCTGATACTCTCCTTTGGTGATGACATGAAGGTCATTGCTCCAGCCAGTTTCAGGGATAGGATAGCGGAGAAAATAAAGGTAATGAATCAACTATATTCAAAAGATAAAGATGAATAA
- a CDS encoding porin family protein: MKTWILTILALLTSVVTVAQRREGTCTVQPKVGLNVSTLSDAQKTIGDACFGMEAEYMITNIFSLSAGVMVSNQGGKYDEDYPFPRYTADLDYANIPIMANVYVLPGLALKAGVQPGFRLKAKMETDNGSYDIDEFYKLVGMLTPGEEPKVNKFDLAIPVGISYEYNNVVLDARYNWGLLKVENIGNAYYNRVFEVTLGYKFELDF; encoded by the coding sequence ATGAAAACCTGGATTTTAACTATTCTTGCCCTGCTCACATCTGTTGTGACAGTGGCTCAGCGCAGAGAAGGAACATGTACCGTACAACCTAAGGTTGGCTTGAACGTCAGTACGCTGTCGGATGCCCAGAAGACCATTGGCGATGCCTGTTTTGGTATGGAGGCAGAGTATATGATCACGAATATCTTCAGCCTGTCGGCAGGTGTGATGGTGTCTAACCAAGGTGGTAAATACGATGAGGATTACCCTTTTCCCAGATATACAGCGGACCTCGACTATGCCAATATCCCCATTATGGCCAATGTCTATGTGCTGCCAGGACTGGCTCTGAAGGCTGGTGTGCAACCAGGCTTCCGCCTGAAGGCCAAGATGGAGACCGATAACGGCTCTTACGATATTGACGAATTCTATAAGCTCGTGGGCATGTTGACACCAGGCGAAGAACCCAAGGTCAATAAGTTCGACCTGGCTATCCCTGTCGGCATCTCCTACGAATATAATAACGTAGTGCTTGACGCCCGTTACAACTGGGGCCTCCTGAAAGTAGAGAACATCGGTAATGCTTATTACAACCGCGTCTTTGAGGTGACGCTGGGTTATAAGTTTGAGTTGGACTTCTAA
- a CDS encoding InlB B-repeat-containing protein, whose amino-acid sequence MKKKLLLLSLLMTIMSTMLAQNAIVTTHWPLNKSIKDLAVGSTAYNSATASTTTCEGTDVKQMLETSVTFGSKLAFQATITPQSYATKEVTGLQLLRFKVQGAADGSNDYGMILQIKPNTTDLTYVPTKVGVSVASWVKNSSPAFEILLLKLNAAGEVTQTYELGKVNSHSDIDANYDDASFDVPATATASNDAWQVVVRMAQGYANGKNLAMGNVTLTGTATVGGSVQLSTFTATVVPEGAGTVSPAQTSVVTGDNVSCTATPNIGYAFEGWYINNVQVGTDNPHLFTISSDTQAEARFTKLEEATLTYGTDMPAMGSVSISDKGDNGKYNAGTVLTLTAKANKGHYFVRWEDGNGNVLSTSAQYTFTLNTDMTIKAVFAMVDNYRADLIAFPGAEGYGKYTTGGRMTDNRGAKVYYVTRTDDCSDDALVEGTLRWALRTGDDTPRTILFRTCGTIYLTSKLSVNHPNVTIAGQTAPGGGICIAGYQMKLTQPNIIIRHIRFRAGDLAATSMSPLDVENVHHIVLDHCSFSWSMEENLTLYDTDSTTMQWCISAEGLYYSKNVKGERSYAMQWGGEHGTMHHCLVSSCISRSPRFNGVRNQAKPLEHDLHVDNEFANNVIFNWGNHNSIHGGENASADESSYDRVYMINNYYRPGPATYSGAAAKRYFVSASGDNINLVGEWYLSGNKFELSSRWAPNGSIWSNTELQKVNNDNYYGFTSDYASRAMNFWSVSPSQTLADKALLHELPYALSGMTYETADEAYRQVTQKAGASLPRYDEVDERLLAEAAGTRQPQYHGSTFESEKKPGTMITPAAGIINSPADITLSRYDEFYAKDEATGQTIKTQMWPWMGMEEGEQLMQDTDLDGMPDEYEKSAGLNPNDASDGYKLTESGYSNLEIFLNGVADGTIDLKPYKMTGIRTPQKDSNEGAIYNLRGQRLLHPHKGINILNGRKYLAEDR is encoded by the coding sequence ATGAAAAAGAAACTATTACTCCTATCGCTGCTCATGACCATCATGTCAACAATGCTGGCGCAGAACGCCATCGTGACCACCCACTGGCCACTGAACAAGTCTATAAAAGACCTGGCGGTGGGCTCAACGGCCTACAATAGCGCCACGGCCTCAACCACGACCTGCGAGGGCACGGACGTGAAGCAGATGCTGGAGACAAGCGTCACCTTTGGTTCGAAACTGGCATTCCAGGCCACGATAACGCCTCAGAGCTACGCCACGAAAGAGGTGACGGGACTGCAACTGCTGCGCTTCAAGGTGCAGGGTGCCGCTGACGGCAGCAATGACTACGGCATGATACTTCAGATCAAGCCCAATACCACCGACCTGACCTACGTGCCTACGAAGGTGGGGGTGAGTGTGGCATCGTGGGTAAAGAACAGCAGCCCTGCCTTCGAGATACTACTGCTGAAACTGAATGCGGCAGGCGAGGTGACGCAGACATACGAGCTGGGTAAGGTAAACAGTCACAGCGACATAGACGCCAACTACGACGATGCATCGTTTGACGTGCCCGCAACAGCCACGGCCAGCAATGATGCCTGGCAGGTGGTGGTACGTATGGCGCAGGGCTATGCTAACGGCAAGAACCTGGCGATGGGCAACGTGACGCTGACGGGCACGGCCACGGTAGGTGGCAGCGTGCAACTGAGCACGTTTACGGCAACGGTAGTACCTGAGGGTGCCGGTACGGTGTCGCCTGCCCAGACATCCGTTGTCACAGGCGATAACGTCAGTTGTACGGCAACGCCCAACATCGGTTATGCCTTCGAGGGTTGGTATATTAATAATGTACAGGTAGGTACGGACAATCCCCACCTGTTTACCATCAGCAGCGATACTCAGGCAGAGGCCCGTTTCACGAAGTTGGAAGAGGCCACGCTGACCTATGGCACCGACATGCCTGCGATGGGCAGCGTGAGCATCAGCGACAAGGGCGATAACGGCAAGTATAACGCAGGAACGGTACTGACGCTCACGGCAAAGGCCAACAAAGGACACTACTTCGTACGTTGGGAGGACGGCAATGGTAATGTGCTGTCAACCAGCGCACAATACACCTTCACGCTGAATACGGATATGACCATCAAGGCCGTGTTTGCCATGGTGGACAACTACCGTGCAGACCTCATCGCCTTCCCCGGTGCCGAGGGCTATGGCAAATATACCACAGGCGGACGCATGACAGACAACAGAGGGGCAAAGGTGTATTACGTGACACGCACGGACGACTGTTCGGACGATGCACTGGTGGAAGGCACGCTGCGCTGGGCCCTGCGTACAGGCGACGACACGCCACGCACCATTCTGTTCCGCACCTGCGGCACCATCTATCTGACGTCGAAACTATCCGTGAATCACCCCAACGTGACCATAGCCGGTCAGACGGCACCTGGCGGTGGTATCTGCATTGCCGGCTACCAGATGAAACTGACACAGCCCAACATCATCATCCGTCATATCCGCTTCCGTGCCGGCGACCTGGCAGCTACGAGCATGTCGCCACTCGATGTGGAGAACGTGCATCATATCGTGCTGGACCACTGTTCGTTCTCATGGTCTATGGAGGAGAACCTGACGCTCTACGACACAGACTCCACCACGATGCAATGGTGTATCTCGGCCGAGGGCCTGTACTATTCCAAGAATGTGAAGGGCGAGCGCTCGTATGCCATGCAATGGGGTGGCGAGCACGGCACGATGCACCACTGTCTGGTGAGCAGCTGCATCAGTCGCTCCCCCCGTTTCAATGGTGTGAGAAACCAGGCAAAGCCCCTGGAGCACGACCTGCACGTGGATAATGAGTTTGCCAACAACGTGATATTCAACTGGGGTAACCACAACTCCATACACGGTGGCGAGAACGCCTCGGCCGACGAGTCGTCGTACGACCGCGTCTATATGATCAACAACTACTACCGTCCCGGTCCTGCCACCTATAGTGGGGCAGCCGCCAAGCGCTATTTCGTATCGGCATCGGGCGATAACATCAACCTGGTGGGCGAGTGGTATCTCTCGGGCAACAAGTTTGAACTGAGCAGCAGATGGGCGCCAAACGGCTCTATCTGGAGTAACACGGAACTGCAGAAGGTGAACAATGACAACTACTACGGATTCACGTCAGACTATGCCTCACGCGCCATGAATTTCTGGTCGGTATCACCCTCACAGACACTGGCCGACAAAGCCCTGCTGCATGAACTGCCTTACGCCCTCAGCGGCATGACCTACGAGACGGCCGACGAGGCCTACCGTCAGGTGACGCAGAAAGCAGGTGCCTCCCTACCCCGCTATGACGAGGTGGACGAACGCTTGTTGGCCGAGGCAGCCGGCACTCGTCAGCCACAGTATCACGGCAGCACCTTTGAGAGTGAGAAGAAGCCAGGCACGATGATTACACCTGCTGCAGGCATCATCAACTCGCCTGCCGACATCACGCTGTCGCGCTATGATGAGTTCTACGCCAAGGACGAGGCCACAGGACAGACCATCAAGACACAGATGTGGCCCTGGATGGGTATGGAGGAAGGCGAACAACTGATGCAGGATACAGACCTGGACGGCATGCCGGATGAGTACGAGAAGAGCGCAGGACTGAATCCCAATGACGCATCGGATGGCTACAAGCTCACAGAGAGCGGCTACTCAAACCTGGAGATATTCCTCAACGGCGTGGCCGATGGCACGATAGACCTGAAGCCCTATAAGATGACGGGCATCCGTACGCCTCAGAAAGACAGCAACGAAGGGGCTATATACAATTTGCGGGGGCAACGACTGTTGCACCCGCATAAAGGTATAAACATCCTGAATGGAAGGAAATATCTGGCAGAGGACCGCTAA
- the era gene encoding GTPase Era, producing the protein MKHKAGFVNIVGNPNVGKSTLMNQLVGERISIATFKAQTTRHRIMGIVNTDDMQIVFSDTPGVLKPNYKLQESMLAFSESALADADVLLYVTDVVENPEKNMEFLEKVQKMTIPVLLLINKIDESDQKTLGAIVDKWHSLLPNAEILPISAKNKFGTDLILKRIEELLPESPAFFDKDQLTDKPARFFVSEIIREKILLFYDKEIPYSVEVVVERFKEDDRQIHINAVIYVERDSQKGIIIGHQGVALKKVCTEARKALEKFFDKHIFLEVFVKVDKDWRSSQRELDNFGYNPE; encoded by the coding sequence ATGAAACATAAGGCAGGATTTGTAAATATCGTAGGCAACCCCAACGTGGGTAAGAGTACACTGATGAATCAACTGGTGGGCGAGCGTATCTCTATCGCTACGTTCAAGGCGCAGACCACGCGTCACCGTATCATGGGTATTGTGAATACCGATGATATGCAGATTGTGTTCAGTGATACCCCGGGTGTGCTGAAACCCAACTACAAGTTACAGGAGTCGATGCTGGCATTCAGTGAGAGTGCGCTGGCCGATGCCGACGTGCTGCTTTATGTCACGGATGTGGTGGAGAACCCCGAGAAGAATATGGAGTTCCTTGAGAAGGTGCAGAAGATGACCATTCCTGTGCTGCTGCTTATTAATAAGATTGATGAGAGCGATCAGAAGACGCTTGGGGCTATCGTCGACAAATGGCATTCGTTGCTGCCTAACGCCGAGATCCTGCCTATCTCTGCCAAGAATAAGTTTGGCACGGACCTTATCCTGAAACGTATCGAGGAACTGCTGCCTGAGAGTCCTGCCTTCTTTGATAAGGACCAGCTCACCGACAAGCCTGCCCGCTTCTTTGTGAGCGAGATTATCCGTGAGAAAATCCTGCTGTTCTATGACAAGGAGATTCCTTATTCCGTTGAGGTTGTCGTGGAGCGCTTCAAGGAGGACGACCGTCAGATTCATATCAATGCCGTCATCTACGTAGAGCGCGACTCCCAGAAGGGTATCATCATCGGTCATCAGGGTGTGGCACTCAAGAAGGTATGCACCGAAGCCCGTAAGGCCCTTGAGAAGTTCTTCGACAAGCACATCTTCCTGGAGGTCTTTGTCAAAGTGGACAAGGACTGGCGCTCATCGCAGCGTGAGCTCGATAACTTCGGTTATAACCCAGAATAA
- a CDS encoding alpha/beta hydrolase-fold protein, with protein sequence MKQFFLLAAVALTSMTASAQFGAQRGNPVVPSVKAEVEDFKPAISNQENKQFPAVNSKRQVRAQIMAPNAKFVGLDIAGKIYEMTKDENGLWTGTSEPQDEGFHYYQLNIDGASVPDPASLYYYGASRWGSGIEVPSADQDFWQVKNVPQGSVSEVFYWSTYTEKMRRCHVYLPAEYYTNPTKKFPVLYLQHGMGENEYGWAEQGHTAQILDNLIAEKKAVPCIIVMDNGLNARRPGEQGGFGGPRPQRPQGGAAPQGQRRQGAPGQAGPRRGGFGGFGGFSEGFKNVLFNDIIPMVEKNYRVIADPQHRAYAGLSMGGMQAREITLANPDKFAYVGSFSSGAWNVEQVKNSEGFAKNVKLLFMSGGGKENMGCEEAAKKIHDELGMNAVGYESPGTAHEWHTWRRSLYQFAQLIFK encoded by the coding sequence ATGAAACAATTCTTTTTATTAGCAGCTGTTGCCCTTACATCTATGACGGCATCAGCACAGTTCGGTGCTCAACGTGGAAATCCCGTAGTACCTTCAGTAAAGGCAGAGGTTGAAGACTTCAAGCCTGCTATCAGTAATCAGGAAAACAAGCAGTTCCCTGCAGTGAATTCCAAGCGTCAGGTCCGTGCGCAGATCATGGCACCTAATGCCAAGTTCGTAGGCCTCGACATCGCAGGCAAGATCTACGAGATGACCAAGGACGAGAACGGTCTGTGGACCGGTACATCAGAACCTCAGGACGAAGGCTTCCACTATTATCAGTTGAATATCGACGGCGCCTCAGTGCCCGATCCTGCCAGCCTCTATTACTATGGCGCCAGCCGTTGGGGCAGTGGTATCGAGGTTCCTTCTGCCGACCAGGATTTCTGGCAGGTGAAGAACGTGCCGCAGGGCTCTGTGAGCGAGGTGTTCTATTGGTCAACCTATACAGAGAAGATGCGCCGTTGCCATGTATATCTGCCCGCAGAGTATTACACCAATCCCACCAAGAAATTCCCTGTGCTGTATCTGCAGCACGGTATGGGTGAGAACGAGTACGGATGGGCCGAGCAGGGACATACCGCTCAAATCCTGGATAACCTCATCGCAGAGAAGAAGGCTGTGCCTTGCATCATCGTGATGGACAACGGCCTGAATGCTCGTCGTCCTGGTGAGCAGGGTGGCTTTGGCGGTCCTCGTCCACAGCGTCCACAGGGTGGTGCCGCTCCTCAGGGCCAGCGTCGTCAGGGTGCTCCCGGTCAGGCAGGTCCCCGTCGTGGCGGTTTCGGTGGCTTCGGTGGTTTCTCAGAGGGCTTCAAGAATGTGCTCTTCAATGATATCATTCCTATGGTAGAGAAGAACTATCGTGTGATTGCCGATCCTCAGCATCGTGCCTATGCCGGTCTTTCTATGGGTGGTATGCAGGCACGCGAGATAACCCTTGCCAATCCTGATAAGTTCGCCTATGTGGGGTCATTCAGCAGTGGTGCATGGAACGTGGAGCAGGTGAAGAACTCTGAAGGCTTTGCCAAGAATGTCAAACTGCTCTTTATGAGTGGTGGTGGCAAGGAGAACATGGGTTGCGAGGAGGCCGCAAAGAAGATTCATGATGAACTTGGCATGAATGCCGTTGGCTACGAGTCTCCCGGAACAGCCCACGAGTGGCACACCTGGCGTCGCAGCCTCTATCAGTTTGCACAGCTCATATTTAAATAA